The bacterium genome includes the window CCTTTGTAATAAAGAATGGCTCAAATATTTTGGGAATATCCTCTTTGCTAATACCAGGGCCATCATCTATCACCCTTATTTCAACAAAATCAGCAGGCTTGTTTATTTTTACCCTTACATTTCCCATTCCTTCTCTTTCTTTAAAAGCCTCTGAGGCATTCTTCATAAGATTATAAAAAACATCCCTTAGCATAAAGGTTATAGGGAAGGTAGGTAAGATTGTAAAAATATTACCAAAAATTATACCTTATGGAAAAGATCAACCTTCATTTGCACTAGGTCTTAACCCCTCATACTTTAAAGACAGGGTAAAGGCAGGAAGGGATTATCTCGGCTATGGCTCTTATATAAGCCTTGAGTTTAGGTTTTAGGAATGAAAGAGATTGATTATACATTTTTTCTCTCTTTTGATATGCTCACTCCTTAATCCTGGTGATGCTTGCCCCAAGGGTTACCAGCCTCTCCTCAAGGCATTCATATCCCCTGTCAATATGATAGACCCTGTCAATTATGGTTTTTCCGGATGCAGAAAGGGCTGCTAAAACTAATGCCGCTCCCTGCCTTATATCTGATGCCATAATGTTTACACCCGAAAGGTTTTTTACACCCTCAATAATAATCTCGCTTCCGGTTATCCTTATCTTTGCTCCCATCCTGGAAAGTTCAAAGATATGGCTTGTCCTCTCATTAAACACGGTCTCCTTTACAATGGATGTTCCACTTGCAATACACATTAAAGAGGAGATTAATGGCTGAAGATCGGTGGAAAATGACGGGTATGGGCCTGTGATAACATTTGTTGCCTTAAGCCTTTCTTTTCCAATTGCCTCTATGCCAGAATCCTTTCTTTTAATTATAACACCCATTTCAGACATCTTTGCAATTAAACCTCTCATATGCTCGTATATTGCATTCTGGACAAATACCCTTCCCTTTGTAATTGCACCTGTAATGAGGAATGTTCCTGCTTCTATTCTATCCGGAATGGGAGAATATTCACAAGGCACAAGAGAGGAAACACCGTCAATAATAATTGTGGAGCTTCCTTCTCCCTCTATTTTTGCACCCATCTTTTTAAGAAATAAAGCAAAATCAACGATTTCAGGCTCTTTTGCACAATTTTCAATTATTGTCTTTCCATCTGCCAATACGCCTGCCATTATAAGATTCTCTGTTCCTGTATGGGTTGGATAATCAAGGTAAATCTCGCATCCCTTTAGCTTATCCGCACTTAATGTAATGTAGCCCCCTTCCTCTTTTATCTTTGCCCCAAATTTCTCAAATCCCTTAAGGTGGATGTCTATATTCCTTGCTCCCAAAGCACATCCCCCAGGGAAAGAGACGCAAGCCTTTTTAAGCCTTGCCAATAGAGGAGCGGCAACAAGGAACCCTGCCCTCATCTGGCAGACAAGCTCATAGGGTGCATCTGTTTTATTAACATTTGTTGTATCTATCTCTAATGTGTGGTTGTTGTAAAAGCAAGATGCACCTAAATGCTCAAGCAATTTTATAAAAACAGAGACATCACGGATATTTGGGACATTTCTGATAATGGTCTTTCCTTCTGATAGAATAGCTCCAGCCATCATTGGAAGAATAGCATTCTTTGCCCCAAATACCTTAATCTCTCCGTCTAATGGTTTCCCACCCTCAATGACAAATTTATCCATCTTAGAAAACTTAAAATTTAAAACGCAAAACTAAAAACTAATGACATTTTTAATAAATTTTTACCACATTTTTGCATTTTGCATTTTGAGTTTTACATTTTGAATTATCCATCCTTTAGTAACTTTACCATCCCCCCAAGGTCTATCTTTCCTTCATATAATGCCTTTCCTATGATTACACCTGATATAGGAAGCCTGCTTAAATGCATTATATCAGACATTGTGCTTATGCCGCCACTTGCAATTATCTTGATATGCTGGATATGTTTTAAAAGGCTTTCAAATAAGGAAATGTTTGGGCCATTCATCATCCCATCCCTTTCAATGTCTGTAATTATAGCCTCTCTTAAGCCCAAATCTCCCATTTTAAGCAATAGTTCATCTAATTTGTAATCGGTTAATCTCTGCCAGCCAGAGATAGCAATTTTTTCTCCTTTAACATCTAATCCAACAAGGATTCTCTCGGAAAACCTTAACAATGCCTTTCTTAAGAATAGCTCATCCAGAATGGCAGATGTTCCCAAAACAGCCCTATTTATACCTATATCCATAATCCCTTCTAAAATTTCAAAATTCCTTATCCCTCCTCCCATCTGAACTGGAATTCTTACCTTGTCTACAATTTCCTGAATTACATCAAGGTTTTGTGGTTTTCCAAAGAATGCACCATCAAGGTCTACAATATGAAGGGCGGATGCTCCTTTTTCCTTCCAACCAAAGGCAACATCAACAGGGTTTTCTGAATAAATCTTCTCCTTTTCAAAATCGCCCTGTGTAAGCCTGACAACCCTTCCTTCCCTAATATCAATTGCTGGATATATTACCATAAAGCAAGTATAATAAAAATAGAAATGGATTGCAACCTTAAGGTAATTATTTCTGATATTGAAGGTGAGAGGATTGATATATTTTTATCAAAAAGGCTTAATTTATCAAGGTCAAAGGTAGCATTTTTGATAAAAGAGGGATTAGTTAAGGTAGATGAAAAATTTATAAAGCCACACCATAAGATAAGAATAGGAGAAAAGATTGAGGTTATTCTTCCTGACGAAACAATTAAACCAGAAAATATCCCTTTGGATATTGTCTACGAGGATGCTGATATAATTGTTGTCAATAAGCCAGCTGGTATGGTTACCCATCCAACGGCAAAGATAAGGAAGGAAACATTGGTTAATGCCTTGCTTTTTCATACCTCTCTTCCAGATACAGGTAATCCAGATAGACCAGGGATTGTCCACAGGCTTGATAAGGATACATCCGGGCTTATTGTTATAGCAAAAACAAAAGAGGCATATAAAAACCTGGTAAAAATGATAAAAGAGCGTGTTGTCAAAAGAAGGTATCTTGCTCTTGTTTCTGGAAATGTAGCTCTAGATAAGGGAGAAATTTCAATTCCCATTGGAAGGCCCAAAAAAGGAGGGGTATTGATGAAGCCTTATGGAAGGAAAATGAGGGAAGCAAAGACATTTTACAAGGTATTAGAAAGAAGAAAGGATATGTCATTATTAGAGGTCTCCCTTGAAACAGGAAGGACGCATCAAATAAGGGTTCATCTGGCAAATATGAAACACCCTGTCCTTGGTGATAAGGCATATGGGAAAAAATCAGCTATAATCAATAGACAAGCCCTTCATTCATTTTCTTTGAGCTTTCCCCATCCAATAACAAATAAATCCCTTGAGTTTAAGATAGAGCCTCCAGAAGATATGAAAAATGTTGCAAATTTTGCTAATTTTTTGTAAAATTAAGGGATGAACGGTATAGATTGGGCAAAGATTGATGAGATAATTAAAAAATATGAGAATAAGCCAGGCTCTGTTATCCCTGTTTTAGAAGAGACACAGGGAATTGTCGGCTATCTTCCAAAAGAGGTATTACACAGGGTAGCTGATGGCTTGAACATTTCAAGGAGCATAGTCTATGGAATTGTTACCTTCTATTCATTCTTTTCAATAAAACCAAGGGGAAGGAATGTTATAAGGGTCTGCCTTGGAACAGCCTGTTATGTAAAGGGAGCTGATGCTATCCTTGATAGGATAAAGGAGGTTCTTAAGATAGACGCAGGAGAGATAACAGAGGATAGAAGATTTTCCCTTGAAGCTGTCCGTTGTGTTGGTGCTTGTGGTCTTGCTCCTGTTATGATGATAAATGAGGATGTTCATGGCCATTTAGAGCAGGGAAAGATAGAGAAAATCCTTGAAAAATATGAATGAAATTATCTGAAATAAAAAGCCATTTAGAGGGAGAGGTTATATTTTCTCTTGATGAGGATATAGAAATAGAAATGGCTTGTGGCTCTGATTTAATGAGCGATGTTTTAGCCTTTGTAAAGAGCAATTCCCTCCTTTTAACAGGTCTTATAAACCCCCAGGTTATAAGGACAGCAGAGATGGTAAATATAAAGGCAATATGCTTTGTTCGGGGAAAGATGCCATCTGATGAGACAATTTCCCTTGCCAAAGAGATAGGAATCCCCCTTTTAAGGACAGGTCTTCCAATGTATGAATCCTGCGGAAGGCTGTATAAAGCCGATCTTCCTGGCTGTTATGGAAAATAATCTACTTAAAGAAATAGCATATGATATTAAGGTTTCATCTGTAATGAATAAAAATGTCTTAAGCATATCAGGTGATTCTAAAATGGGAGACTTAAGGGAGATTATGAGGGATAGGAGAATATCAGGAATGCCTGTCGTTGAGAATAATGAGCTTATTGGAATTATAACCCTTGAGGACTTTATCAAGGCGATAATAAACAGGGAGGAAAATATTTTAATAAAAGAGAAAATGTCAAGGGATGTTAAGGTGCTATTTGAAGAGGAAGCCCTTATCAATGCCTTAAATAAATTTGAAAAGTTTAATTATGGAAGGTTTCCCGTTATTAACAACAATAAAAAACTTGTTGGTATACTTACAAAGACCGATGTTATCCATGGATTTCTTAAAACCCTTGAGAACAAGTATCAAGAGGAGGAGATTAAGGGCTATAGGGTTTCCCATTTTTTTGAGGATGTCTTAGCAGACAAGAAGGAAATAATCCTTGAGTATGAAATAATGGGTGGTGATTTTAAAATAGCAGGAAGGGGATCAAGTAGGCTTAAGAAGACCCTGAAAAGGCTTGGAATACATCCGAATATTATAAGAAGGCTTGCCATTGCAAGCTATGAGGCAGAGATGAATGTTGTTATATATGCAAAAAGAGGAACGATAAAAGCCTTTGTCTTTCAAGATAGAATAGATGTTGATGTAGATGATGAAGGCCCTGGAATTCCCGATGTAGAAAAAGCAATGGAACCTGGATTTTCAACAGCACCTGATTGGGTTAGGGAGCTTGGTTTTGGTGCAGGAATGGGGCTTTATAATATAAAAAATTGCTCTGATGCTTTTGAAATAAAATCAGAGGTCGGTTTGGGAACAAGCCTTATCTTTAGGGTAAATATAAATTGAAAGTAATACAGGGGATATTGGGAAAATAATACTATGCGATTAGATAATAATGAAAAAAAGGCATTAAAATTTGCCTTGCAGGGATTTAAGGGAGAAACTTTTCTTTTTGGCTCACGAATAAATAAGACAAAAAATGGAGGGGATATTGATATATTGTTGATTCCTAAAGGAACAAAGAGCAACCCAACAAAGCTGGCTTTAAAAATTGAGGCAAGCTTTTTTTCTATGTGCGAACAAAGGATTGATGTTATTGTGTATAATAACGGTTTATTTTGTAAGGAGATATTAAAAAATGCAAAGAGAATTGATATTGAAAGAATTTGAGGATCTAAAAAAAGCAAACCTTTTACTTAAGGCATCTGTTAAAAAATTTAAACCCTATAGAGAAAAAAAGATATATAGCCCCGAAGAACTTGAGTATTACGATTCCCTCGCATTTAGATTTGAAAAATGTATGGAGCTTTTTTTAAATTTTTTTAAGGGCATAGAGCTGTTTTTATATTCAGAGATTAGTGATACACTAAGGGATAGGTTGTTAAATATGCAGAAATTAAATATTATTGATGAGATTGAATTTTGGATGGAGGCAAGGCTATTAAGAAACAAAATTTCTCACTCTTATTTGCCCGAGGAATTAAAAGACCTCTATAATGAAATTATAAAGAAGGCAAAAAGAATTTTTGGGGTTATAGAAAGGATTAAGAGATATTTAAAAAATATAGAAGATAAGGGTATATAATAGTCAAAATGAAGCAGGGGTTTTCAACGCACTTACTTGATGAGGCTATTGAACGACAAAGGCAAGAGCAAGAAGAATTGCGGCTTTATTT containing:
- a CDS encoding ATP-binding protein; translation: MLRDVFYNLMKNASEAFKEREGMGNVRVKINKPADFVEIRVIDDGPGISKEDIPKIFEPFFITKEKIGTGLGLSICKAIIEEHKGTIEVESMPKMTSFIINLPVC
- the murA gene encoding UDP-N-acetylglucosamine 1-carboxyvinyltransferase, with amino-acid sequence MDKFVIEGGKPLDGEIKVFGAKNAILPMMAGAILSEGKTIIRNVPNIRDVSVFIKLLEHLGASCFYNNHTLEIDTTNVNKTDAPYELVCQMRAGFLVAAPLLARLKKACVSFPGGCALGARNIDIHLKGFEKFGAKIKEEGGYITLSADKLKGCEIYLDYPTHTGTENLIMAGVLADGKTIIENCAKEPEIVDFALFLKKMGAKIEGEGSSTIIIDGVSSLVPCEYSPIPDRIEAGTFLITGAITKGRVFVQNAIYEHMRGLIAKMSEMGVIIKRKDSGIEAIGKERLKATNVITGPYPSFSTDLQPLISSLMCIASGTSIVKETVFNERTSHIFELSRMGAKIRITGSEIIIEGVKNLSGVNIMASDIRQGAALVLAALSASGKTIIDRVYHIDRGYECLEERLVTLGASITRIKE
- the hisA gene encoding 1-(5-phosphoribosyl)-5-[(5-phosphoribosylamino)methylideneamino]imidazole-4-carboxamide isomerase; this encodes MVIYPAIDIREGRVVRLTQGDFEKEKIYSENPVDVAFGWKEKGASALHIVDLDGAFFGKPQNLDVIQEIVDKVRIPVQMGGGIRNFEILEGIMDIGINRAVLGTSAILDELFLRKALLRFSERILVGLDVKGEKIAISGWQRLTDYKLDELLLKMGDLGLREAIITDIERDGMMNGPNISLFESLLKHIQHIKIIASGGISTMSDIMHLSRLPISGVIIGKALYEGKIDLGGMVKLLKDG
- a CDS encoding RluA family pseudouridine synthase, producing the protein MDCNLKVIISDIEGERIDIFLSKRLNLSRSKVAFLIKEGLVKVDEKFIKPHHKIRIGEKIEVILPDETIKPENIPLDIVYEDADIIVVNKPAGMVTHPTAKIRKETLVNALLFHTSLPDTGNPDRPGIVHRLDKDTSGLIVIAKTKEAYKNLVKMIKERVVKRRYLALVSGNVALDKGEISIPIGRPKKGGVLMKPYGRKMREAKTFYKVLERRKDMSLLEVSLETGRTHQIRVHLANMKHPVLGDKAYGKKSAIINRQALHSFSLSFPHPITNKSLEFKIEPPEDMKNVANFANFL
- the nuoE gene encoding NADH-quinone oxidoreductase subunit NuoE, translating into MNGIDWAKIDEIIKKYENKPGSVIPVLEETQGIVGYLPKEVLHRVADGLNISRSIVYGIVTFYSFFSIKPRGRNVIRVCLGTACYVKGADAILDRIKEVLKIDAGEITEDRRFSLEAVRCVGACGLAPVMMINEDVHGHLEQGKIEKILEKYE
- a CDS encoding CBS domain-containing protein; this encodes MENNLLKEIAYDIKVSSVMNKNVLSISGDSKMGDLREIMRDRRISGMPVVENNELIGIITLEDFIKAIINREENILIKEKMSRDVKVLFEEEALINALNKFEKFNYGRFPVINNNKKLVGILTKTDVIHGFLKTLENKYQEEEIKGYRVSHFFEDVLADKKEIILEYEIMGGDFKIAGRGSSRLKKTLKRLGIHPNIIRRLAIASYEAEMNVVIYAKRGTIKAFVFQDRIDVDVDDEGPGIPDVEKAMEPGFSTAPDWVRELGFGAGMGLYNIKNCSDAFEIKSEVGLGTSLIFRVNIN
- a CDS encoding nucleotidyltransferase domain-containing protein, which codes for MRLDNNEKKALKFALQGFKGETFLFGSRINKTKNGGDIDILLIPKGTKSNPTKLALKIEASFFSMCEQRIDVIVYNNGLFCKEILKNAKRIDIERI
- a CDS encoding nucleotidyltransferase substrate binding protein, with translation MQRELILKEFEDLKKANLLLKASVKKFKPYREKKIYSPEELEYYDSLAFRFEKCMELFLNFFKGIELFLYSEISDTLRDRLLNMQKLNIIDEIEFWMEARLLRNKISHSYLPEELKDLYNEIIKKAKRIFGVIERIKRYLKNIEDKGI